The Porites lutea chromosome 7, jaPorLute2.1, whole genome shotgun sequence genome includes the window CAGTGCcctgaagaaaaataacaaaaaatcaaaatcatcgCTGAAAAACAGCAAACTACGCAGCCAGCATTGATGCTATCAATAAGGAAATTTATTGCCATCTACGTATTAACAAGGTATAAGAGAGACTGCTATCCATTTATCTGCATAGTCGACGCCTTGAAAGAACAGAAGACTTGAAAGAGAAGAGAATCCATCATTTAAGGTGGATAGCCAAGGCAAAATGTTTTACAATTTAATATAATAACGTCACTGTCGACGAACTGAAAACGTTAGAAAATAATATATCCACTTTTTATAAAGTTCTTCGAGTCTGTTTGTCTGGCTATCTCTAGGTTACTTCAGACTGGGCATAGCCCGTCCCAGGCGTTTGGGTTTTTCCTGCTCGCATCTCTTTGCGCAGCCACCACAATCTGagcgcctggaacaggctagaccGTACACCTCTTCTTCTGCCGTTACGTTCTACCAACACTAAGAAAGAGCTCACCTTCAGAGAGACTCCTTTGCCGAATGTGACGTCACCAGATACAGTCAGATGATCCAGTTCTAAGAGATCAGGAATGGTCTCAAAGCGCGCCAAGAAGTCCTTTACCTGTTGACCCAcgcaaaaaaaataacaacggtaaggaaaattcagaaaatttcaCAGCGGGTTTGTGATAGTAGAGGACAGTCCGGTAAACTGAATTCGGATAACTCGAACGTCTCCGCTAACCCGAACAGAGCCCCATTTCCATTGGATTTGACCCCTATTTCAGCTATTTCAATTCGGTTGACTCGAACTCAAATAACTCGAATTCACCGCTCACTCGAACTAACTTTCGTTTTCCTTGGTAAAGatttacagctgtatttacCCCAACAATTCGATTACTGGTTCTTGCAACTTACCACAGATGCCATCCCATTAGCTCTTCTTGTCGTGTAATcggtaaaaacactaaaactaacACTACAGCAATTTGATTTAACTAAGTCAGCTGCTAAGTCCATTGAACAGCACTTATAAAGACTTGACCGCAACAGGAAACCGCGCATACAAAGTCTCTGGTACCCAGAGTAATACAGGTCCTGAACATtttcaatctcgttcccagagactgcgatccttttggtcagcaccaAGGATCACACCAATCGTCCGTTGCACGTTTCGCTGGATCAGGGTAACGCAGGCTCTAGGGACGAGATTGGAACATTAGGCACCGTGAGGAATGTCCACGCACCTTTTTGAAGTGTGAGCCGCTGAGTTGTACTATGGGCACAGTTGGAAATTGTCTAAGATGACTCATCTCCAGTTGGCCGTGTTTCATTTCATACAAGTTTGACATGATAATCAACAGATCAGAACAGGTTTTGACCGGAAGGAAACGTCTTCGTGGTACATTTATACCTGCAAGTGTGGTGTTCGAAGGGATTACGATATTTGCAGCTGAAGCGTGAtgtgacaaaaaaaactttgaaccCCTCATGTAACTTGCATGACGTTgctcataataataataataatgataataataataataataataataataataataataataatagcaataataatgatgatgatgatttttttgtaATAACTATAATTTTATTCCACTTTGAAAAAAACTACGTACATAActtacagaaatatttgaagtaagaattaagcactatatagcattaagaattatataaatcataaaaatggcaatcactgtgtcaataatgatttcgcaaatacattccttgcggcTCAGATGCGGTCAAAAACTCTTGCAGGcagtccagagttttaaattaagtcattacgAAAGAGAATTATCagtctctgatattaaaaaaaaaaaaacaatttaaaaataaagataatgatgatgataatgatgataataaacgTAACAATTAATCAACAATTACACCATTAACATCACCGCGGTTACCAACAttacatcatcattatcatcatcgtcatcatcactaAAACAGTTTGTACGTGTTATCTTTTACCATGTGCTCCTTCAAAATTCTTCATAGCAGCTCCAACAGCTGTCTCCAGTTGAATAATGCACATTCCATTGTCAAGTGTctacaacagcaacaagaacacagggtccagaggagtttcgtgtgaataaatgaattacttaccttgaaaaatgtctatacctgtcgcttagcacgattaattagcctagtgggatctttataaatctactgtaaacgatttcttcgcttcttatctgaccgagatcgacttttgaaaatcaataaccgcaagccatatcctcgctggcgcacggcacgtcgcccgaagggtgACCGAAGGCCGTCGCCCGgagggcgaccgaggcacgaagtgccgagtaaaagaaaggactgtaagccgatcttgcgagccctcagtctcttggtttgcggtctatagaatgtgtaacgaaaccgtaacgcgatcaaaataacccattttttcagaggttttcgacgggttttgatgttctaacgacaaacacatctcctctggaccctgtgcaaGAAAAACATAGAGGACTGTCATTACAAGTACTTAACAATgactaaaggaaacaaaagggcTGTgtgcaaaaaagacaaaattaaacTGACACTGCACTGTTATGGAAAAAATTAAGCCAGATGTTTTTAAGTAAATAACTCACTTAACAGACTGAAATGCAAGAAGTTCCCCAGTATAGTTGATTACAGTTGGGCAAGTCAAGCAAGTACACACACACACGCAAATACAAAAGCTCTCTCTGGTCCTGCCGTACAGCTGTACCTTCAGATATCTGACTGAACACTACTGTTCACTGTCAATTCACAGACCAAACTAAGCCAGTTCTGTTTTCTTAGAGTCCCACTTGGGAGGAAACTCTCTATAATGGCCAATACCGTGAacccctaagagtgatcagcatcaaatttctccttgtaatatcaatgctttgtaaaatagAGTGGTCacgagaattacggacatgatcacagacaagatgaatttgcttgatattaaATCAAATTgttcccactacttctgtaaGAATTGaaaaggggcaacaaatgataatttaaattttgatctcAGGGTTTAAAGGGATAGGGGCCAACAGGtgtattttatggctgtgacAAACCCCAAAAAACTCTCTAgcttagtgatttattcataatTAAAAAACAGTGCATTTGCAACAGTTAAAGGGAATACAGTGGTCTAAACTAATATGTGAAAAGGGTacaattaattttgtcaatGAGACCTATAGGAAAGGGTTTAACTTTTTATTTGCATATAATGAGAAACGATGTgtcaaaacaagttttttttcttacattccATTTGAAAGCTTGGGTTTTCCAGTCAATATaaagcaacaagaaaaaaaaaataatgataataaaaaataactgcaagAAAGGTACTAAAAATACAGTTTGAAAATCATGTCACTTAGGTAGTGACTGTCGATATTAAAACAGAAGCGTTAAGCTCCTTTATCGAACGTTGATAGGCTAAAATGTTCCATAAATTAACCACGGATCCTTCCGGATGGGATCGGAAAAATTCCgagaacaaattaaaaatgcaataCATGATAAACATCAGAAGTTACACTCCTTACAATAGATGTCAATCTTAACAGACGCTTAAATATTAAGAGAAATTACAcagtatcattattataattctAATAGTTTTAATTGCCTGTAAAAACCATGAGCTGCATGAAAACGGGAATACTAGCAAACTGGCCAAAACTACCAAAAATAGGAATAGAAGTAATTTCCTGAAAGTCCAGACGAGGACGAAAGGTACTTTAGACGGTTCCCGCGGAAGCATAATAACATAGAACATATCTGTTTCAGCATGTTCAGTACAACGAATTCATGACAGGCGAAGGTTTATGTTGAGCACTATTTTAAACGTGTACATCTAAACAAGTAATAAATGAATCTTCCAGACATCTAATAGTACCTCCCGATTAAACATCCCTAAGTTAATTCATCATACAGTAACCACTGAAGGGCATGCCCTTCATTTTAAACATGatagccttttccaggcgttcagatcggTAAAGCGCGgtgttcagatggtggggagcgagttaaatcgTACGCGGGGAAAACGAGAGGAGACTGGGAGAGAGAAAGACTCCAAATTGATCCATTGTTATCAGAATCGTATTCTGAATCGAAATGGCAATGGAAACATTACCAAAGAAAGGGAGAAACTTAAACAAGGCCTGTCCAAGCTTACCACGAATAAGTCACGAGTTTGTGTGCAAGCTTGACAGAAGCCAAGGTAATTGGATACAGAAGATGGGACATGGCCATGTTTGCGATGAAATAATTTATCGTCTCTCTTAAGTTTGGCGTTTTataaactaactaactaactaactacgtaaataaataatgatttggtggtagcacatccacaaagtggttcttcatctacctGATTCCCAGTCGAATTGCAATTTgcaaatgttggtttttgaggagaggggaaaaccggaaacATCTCGGAGCAA containing:
- the LOC140944241 gene encoding UTP--glucose-1-phosphate uridylyltransferase-like gives rise to the protein MSNLYEMKHGQLEMSHLRQFPTVPIVQLSGSHFKKVKDFLARFETIPDLLELDHLTVSGDVTFGKGVSLKGTVIVIANHGDRIDIPSGALLENKIVSGNLRILQH